In Sporichthya polymorpha DSM 43042, a genomic segment contains:
- a CDS encoding acyl-CoA thioesterase, whose translation MPRSTGELVDLFVLETIEDGLYRGKQPATVMQRVFGGQVLGQSLLAASLTVDPDRLVHSFHAYFLLPGDPSVPIVYDVDNLRDGRSFSARRVAARQHGKHIFYLTASYQGEEPGLSHQDVAPADVPPPAECPPLADSLAGVMRSDVAAAMADEFGAMDFRFAGSSAPGGRYHDPAHPAIARVWMRAGATSGQAAEDPADEHGIPDGHMLHRCLLAYMSDLTLLHASLVPHLTVRPEDMVRASLDHAMWFHRPFRADQWLLYDQVSPSASGARGLSFGRIYQDGVLVASAVQEGLIRPTVALP comes from the coding sequence GTGCCGCGATCCACGGGTGAACTCGTCGATCTGTTCGTGCTCGAGACGATCGAGGACGGCCTCTATCGGGGCAAGCAGCCCGCCACGGTCATGCAGCGGGTCTTCGGGGGCCAGGTGCTGGGCCAGTCGCTGCTGGCGGCCAGCCTGACGGTCGACCCCGACCGGCTGGTGCACTCGTTCCACGCGTACTTCCTGCTGCCCGGCGACCCGTCGGTCCCGATCGTCTACGACGTCGACAACCTGCGGGACGGGCGCTCGTTCAGCGCACGCCGCGTCGCGGCCCGGCAGCACGGGAAGCACATCTTCTACCTGACCGCGTCCTACCAGGGCGAGGAGCCGGGGCTCAGCCACCAGGACGTCGCGCCCGCGGACGTGCCGCCGCCGGCGGAGTGCCCGCCGCTCGCGGACTCCCTCGCGGGCGTCATGCGCTCGGACGTCGCGGCGGCGATGGCGGACGAGTTCGGCGCGATGGACTTCCGCTTCGCGGGTTCCTCGGCCCCGGGCGGGCGCTACCACGACCCCGCGCACCCCGCGATCGCCCGCGTCTGGATGCGGGCCGGCGCCACGTCCGGGCAGGCCGCCGAGGACCCCGCGGACGAGCACGGCATCCCGGACGGGCACATGCTCCACCGGTGCCTGCTCGCGTACATGAGCGACCTGACGCTGCTGCACGCGAGCCTGGTCCCGCACCTGACCGTCCGGCCCGAGGACATGGTCCGGGCCTCGCTCGACCACGCGATGTGGTTCCACCGCCCGTTCCGGGCCGACCAGTGGCTCCTGTACGACCAGGTCTCCCCGTCCGCCTCCGGGGCCCGGGGGCTGTCGTTCGGGCGGATCTACCAGGACGGCGTCCTCGTCGCGAGCGCCGTTCAGGAGGGCCTGATCCGGCCCACCGTCGCCCTGCCCTGA
- a CDS encoding AI-2E family transporter, which yields MTAPEGSAPETIPVAGGTSWPPMMYIAKATATVLGVIALALLISEVRSVMASIFLGFFFAAGLEPMIRRMEARGLRRGEAVLILVIGVLTAITLIIWLMVVPAVEQASEFVANIPSLLDDLNERGEGREILGVKLDDPEVQRKIQEQVDKIPEILAASLGTVYGILGGIVTALFGIFSVFALTIYFMMAMPRLHSFAARALRDPEKVEVLDSSLDRIGGYVTGQLVVSLTAGIFAGVVLSVLGVPYSMVLGLAVAFFSAIPQVGATIGAVVCTLVALTESWHLALAVFVILVAYQQFENYFLAPRVFSKAVDLSPIAVFIAVLVGAAVGGAIGALTALPVTAALKVIFRYVFREQLGRIDSEAYLGRGVYGDDQREDIP from the coding sequence ATGACCGCACCCGAGGGCAGCGCACCGGAGACGATCCCGGTCGCGGGCGGCACCAGTTGGCCGCCGATGATGTACATCGCCAAGGCCACCGCCACGGTCCTCGGCGTGATCGCGCTCGCCCTGCTGATCTCCGAGGTGCGGTCGGTGATGGCGTCGATCTTCCTCGGCTTCTTCTTCGCGGCCGGCCTCGAACCGATGATCCGCCGGATGGAGGCGCGCGGCCTGCGGCGCGGGGAAGCGGTGCTGATCCTCGTCATCGGGGTGCTGACGGCGATCACGCTGATCATCTGGCTGATGGTCGTCCCCGCGGTCGAGCAGGCGAGCGAGTTCGTCGCGAACATCCCGTCGCTGCTCGACGACCTGAACGAACGCGGCGAGGGCCGGGAGATCCTCGGCGTGAAGCTCGACGACCCCGAGGTCCAGCGCAAGATCCAGGAGCAGGTCGACAAGATCCCGGAGATCCTCGCCGCCTCGCTGGGCACGGTCTACGGGATCCTCGGCGGCATCGTCACCGCGCTGTTCGGCATCTTCTCGGTCTTCGCGCTGACGATCTACTTCATGATGGCGATGCCGCGGCTGCACTCCTTCGCGGCGCGGGCCCTGCGGGACCCGGAGAAGGTCGAGGTCCTCGACAGCTCCCTCGACCGGATCGGCGGGTACGTCACCGGCCAGTTGGTCGTCTCGCTGACCGCGGGCATCTTCGCCGGCGTCGTCCTCAGCGTCCTCGGGGTCCCGTACTCGATGGTGCTCGGCCTGGCGGTGGCGTTCTTCAGCGCGATCCCGCAGGTGGGCGCGACGATCGGCGCGGTCGTCTGCACCCTGGTCGCGCTGACGGAGAGCTGGCACCTCGCGCTCGCGGTGTTCGTGATCCTCGTGGCCTACCAGCAGTTCGAGAACTACTTCCTCGCGCCGCGGGTGTTCTCCAAGGCCGTCGACCTCTCCCCGATCGCGGTGTTCATCGCCGTCCTCGTCGGCGCGGCGGTCGGCGGCGCGATCGGCGCCCTCACCGCCCTCCCCGTCACCGCCGCCCTCAAGGTGATCTTCCGGTACGTCTTCCGCGAGCAGCTCGGCCGAATCGACTCGGAGGCCTATCTCGGCCGCGGTGTCTACGGTGACGACCAGCGCGAGGACATCCCCTGA
- a CDS encoding DUF3817 domain-containing protein, with product MRNTPATRYQVAAYIVGVLLLLVCVEMVMAYGFGNKSLKWVVFAHGYFYILYLVLAFDFFRRYRWPLRRLAEMILAGVVPGMTFLVERRIARLAEETPARLDGSGAAAL from the coding sequence GTGAGGAACACTCCGGCCACCCGCTACCAGGTGGCGGCGTACATCGTCGGCGTCCTGCTGCTGCTCGTGTGCGTCGAGATGGTGATGGCCTACGGGTTCGGCAACAAGTCGCTGAAGTGGGTCGTCTTCGCCCACGGCTACTTCTACATCCTGTACCTGGTGCTGGCGTTCGACTTCTTCCGCCGGTACCGATGGCCGCTGCGCCGGCTCGCGGAGATGATCCTCGCGGGCGTCGTCCCGGGCATGACGTTTCTCGTCGAGCGGCGGATCGCCCGCCTCGCGGAGGAGACTCCCGCGCGCCTCGACGGATCCGGGGCCGCCGCGCTCTAG
- a CDS encoding lysophospholipid acyltransferase family protein: protein MADQKANQQANQQANQQAREPKPIAYDGPERVYPPVIAAAHVWFRALGVKVTVDGAHHVPRSGPVVLASNHVSYLDFIFAGWGARPSKRLTRFMAKEAVFTHRISGPLMRGMKHIPVDREAGMGSFREALRALKAGEVVGVFPEATISRSFTVKEIKSGAVRMAMATKAPLVPVAVWGGQRLWTKGRPRRLLQRKVPILVYIGEPLTPQRGDDPEAATVELRRRLQELLDRAQREYPVAPAGPDDRWWLPAHLGGTAPTPEEAAALDAAATPS from the coding sequence ATGGCGGACCAGAAGGCCAACCAGCAGGCCAACCAGCAGGCCAACCAGCAGGCCAGGGAGCCGAAGCCGATCGCGTACGACGGACCGGAGCGGGTGTACCCGCCCGTCATCGCCGCCGCCCACGTGTGGTTCCGCGCGTTGGGTGTGAAGGTGACGGTCGACGGCGCGCATCACGTGCCCCGCTCCGGTCCCGTCGTGCTGGCGTCCAACCACGTCAGCTACCTCGACTTCATCTTCGCCGGCTGGGGCGCCCGGCCGTCGAAGCGGCTGACGCGCTTCATGGCGAAGGAAGCCGTCTTCACGCACCGGATCTCCGGCCCGCTGATGCGCGGCATGAAACACATCCCCGTCGATCGCGAGGCGGGCATGGGCTCGTTCCGCGAGGCGCTGCGCGCGCTGAAGGCGGGGGAGGTCGTCGGCGTCTTCCCCGAGGCGACGATCAGCCGCTCGTTCACCGTCAAGGAGATCAAGTCCGGCGCGGTGCGGATGGCGATGGCCACCAAGGCGCCGCTCGTGCCCGTCGCGGTGTGGGGCGGTCAGCGGCTCTGGACGAAGGGCCGGCCGCGCCGGCTGCTCCAGCGCAAGGTGCCGATCCTCGTCTACATCGGCGAACCGCTGACGCCGCAGCGCGGCGACGACCCCGAGGCGGCGACCGTCGAACTGCGGCGTCGGCTGCAGGAGCTGCTCGACCGCGCCCAGCGCGAGTACCCGGTCGCGCCCGCCGGTCCCGACGACCGCTGGTGGCTGCCGGCCCACCTGGGCGGCACGGCCCCCACCCCGGAGGAGGCCGCCGCCCTCGACGCGGCCGCCACTCCCTCGTGA
- a CDS encoding pirin family protein: MPAVTVPDITVLPRVAEPDPATTTARPVLAARPSPQGFEGEGFPVRRAFAGINQAYLDPFIHMDQMGEIEYSPGEPKGTPWHPHRGFETVTYMIDGEMQHRDSVGGGGLITNGDTQWMTAGSGLLHIETPPEHLVMSGGLFHGIQLWVNLPSADKMITPRYQDIRGREVALLSSPDGGALLRVIAGELGGHAGPGSTHTPITLVHATIAPGAQVRLPWNPAWNALVYTLSGDGTVGAERTPLSTGTTAVLGAGDAIVVAANGAQEARHGGGLDVLILGGRPIREPVAAYGPFVMNTREELLQAFEDFQAGRLGVVPE, encoded by the coding sequence ATGCCAGCCGTGACCGTTCCCGACATCACCGTCCTGCCGCGGGTCGCCGAGCCGGACCCCGCCACCACGACCGCCCGCCCGGTGCTCGCGGCCCGGCCGTCGCCCCAGGGGTTCGAGGGGGAGGGGTTCCCGGTCCGCCGGGCGTTCGCGGGCATCAACCAGGCCTACCTCGACCCGTTCATCCACATGGACCAGATGGGCGAGATCGAGTACTCGCCGGGGGAGCCGAAGGGCACGCCGTGGCACCCGCACCGCGGGTTCGAGACCGTCACCTACATGATCGACGGGGAGATGCAGCACCGTGACTCCGTCGGTGGGGGCGGGCTGATCACCAACGGCGACACCCAGTGGATGACCGCCGGCAGCGGGCTGCTGCACATCGAGACCCCGCCCGAGCACCTCGTGATGTCCGGTGGCCTGTTCCACGGCATCCAGCTCTGGGTGAACCTGCCGAGCGCGGACAAGATGATCACCCCGCGCTACCAGGACATCCGCGGCCGCGAGGTCGCGCTGCTGTCCTCGCCCGACGGGGGAGCGCTGCTCCGCGTCATCGCCGGTGAGCTCGGTGGGCACGCCGGTCCGGGGTCGACGCACACGCCGATCACCCTCGTCCACGCGACGATCGCGCCGGGGGCGCAGGTCCGCCTGCCCTGGAACCCGGCCTGGAACGCGCTGGTCTACACGCTCTCCGGCGACGGCACCGTCGGCGCGGAGCGGACGCCGCTGAGCACCGGCACCACCGCGGTGCTCGGGGCGGGCGACGCGATCGTCGTCGCCGCGAACGGTGCGCAGGAGGCCCGCCACGGCGGTGGTCTGGACGTCCTGATCCTCGGCGGCCGGCCGATCCGCGAACCCGTCGCGGCCTACGGTCCGTTCGTCATGAACACGCGGGAAGAACTGCTCCAGGCGTTCGAGGACTTCCAGGCGGGTCGCCTCGGGGTCGTCCCGGAGTGA
- a CDS encoding acyl-CoA dehydrogenase family protein, producing the protein MRRTLLDESHQAFADAVAAFVAKEVLPHYEKWETEGIVDREAWRAAGRAGLLGLSVPEEYGGGGNTDYRYNAVLCEQIEGTPGLAIPLHSEVCGPYLTELCTEEQKQRWLPGFCTGDLVTAIAMTEPGAGSDLQGIKTTAVKDGDDWVINGSKTFITNGIHSDLVIVVAKTDKEAGHKGISLFAVERGMPGFERGRNLDKIGLHAQDTAELSFTDVRVPEQNLIGELNRGFYHLMHNLPQERLVIAIGAIARAERIFEQTLEYIKTRTAFGQPIGSFQNSRFVAAEIATELDVARAYVDRCIADHTERQLTASDAAKAKWWTTELSRKVIDQCLQLHGGYGFMEEYPVARAFRDARVSTIYGGTTEIMKEIVGRSLGL; encoded by the coding sequence ATGCGTCGGACCCTGCTCGACGAGTCGCATCAGGCCTTCGCCGATGCTGTCGCGGCGTTCGTGGCGAAGGAAGTCCTCCCGCACTACGAAAAATGGGAGACCGAGGGGATCGTCGACCGCGAGGCCTGGCGGGCCGCGGGTCGCGCGGGGCTGCTCGGCCTGTCCGTCCCGGAGGAGTACGGCGGCGGTGGGAACACCGACTACCGCTACAACGCGGTGCTCTGTGAGCAGATCGAGGGGACGCCGGGCCTCGCCATCCCGCTGCACAGCGAGGTCTGCGGCCCGTACCTGACCGAACTCTGCACCGAGGAGCAGAAGCAGCGCTGGCTTCCCGGGTTCTGCACCGGCGACCTCGTCACCGCGATCGCGATGACCGAGCCCGGCGCCGGCAGCGACCTGCAGGGCATCAAGACCACCGCGGTCAAGGACGGCGACGACTGGGTCATCAACGGCTCGAAGACCTTCATCACCAACGGCATCCACTCGGACCTGGTGATCGTCGTCGCGAAGACCGACAAGGAGGCGGGCCACAAGGGCATCTCGCTGTTCGCCGTCGAGCGCGGCATGCCGGGCTTCGAGCGCGGCCGCAACCTCGACAAGATCGGCCTGCACGCCCAGGACACCGCGGAGCTGTCGTTCACCGACGTCCGCGTCCCGGAGCAGAACCTCATCGGTGAGCTGAACCGCGGGTTCTACCACCTGATGCACAACCTGCCGCAGGAGCGACTGGTCATCGCGATCGGCGCGATCGCCCGCGCGGAGCGGATCTTCGAGCAGACGCTGGAGTACATCAAGACGCGCACCGCGTTCGGCCAGCCGATCGGCAGCTTCCAGAACAGCCGCTTCGTCGCCGCCGAGATCGCGACCGAGCTCGACGTCGCCCGCGCCTACGTCGACCGCTGCATCGCCGACCACACCGAGCGCCAGCTCACCGCCTCCGACGCCGCCAAGGCCAAGTGGTGGACCACCGAGCTCTCCCGCAAGGTCATCGACCAGTGCCTCCAGCTCCACGGCGGCTACGGGTTCATGGAGGAGTACCCGGTCGCCCGCGCCTTCCGCGACGCCCGCGTCAGCACGATCTACGGCGGCACCACCGAGATCATGAAGGAGATCGTCGGTCGTTCCCTGGGGCTGTGA
- a CDS encoding ABC transporter permease produces the protein MSEYVPYLVFGLVYGSIYGLAAMGLVLTYRTSGLFNFGHGAVGAGAAYAFYELREQRGLPWPVAAILAIGLFGAILGLGLERMARGLARVPVSYQIVGTIGLLLLIRATATWIYGSEYRLFEPFLPRDEAFTISGVSVTWDSVITLVSVTIAALGLYLLVERSRLGVMMRAVVDDPALLDTAGVAPTRVRRQAWLIGSCFAAASGVLLASQQQQLDATLLSLLVVQAFGAAALGSFRSLPLAYAGGLAIGVAQKLVSKETATRDWLQGLDFNLPFIVLFIALLVLGRRRLGDLGAQVRSRTAAPLVLPPHLRYLVMSLVLLGAVLVPHVVGSRLPVWINAMSQVLLFLSLGLLVHTSGQVSLCHMGLAAVGAAAFAHAVSGGVPWGLAVLFAGLVAVPVGAVVAIPAIRLSGLFLALATLGFGIFIAQFFYVKSYMFGLADLKTSRPSGFTSDTSYYYLLLMFAVAGIALVMAIERARLGRLLRSLGDSPTALTTLGTSANVTRVLVFCISAFLAGISGALYAGQFGSVSGTSFNFVFSLVLLAVLAISGRTTVTCAIVGPLLMFVGPAYNTGFEDGFQVLFGLGAILAAVYATRRPHLPLRTWAAEYSWRTESTTAARRAADSETAAAEREPVGASR, from the coding sequence ATGAGTGAGTACGTCCCCTACCTCGTCTTCGGGCTGGTCTACGGCTCGATCTACGGCCTGGCCGCGATGGGCCTGGTGCTCACGTACCGGACCTCGGGTCTGTTCAACTTCGGCCACGGCGCCGTGGGTGCCGGCGCGGCCTACGCGTTCTACGAGCTGCGCGAGCAGCGGGGCCTGCCGTGGCCCGTCGCCGCGATCCTCGCGATCGGTCTGTTCGGCGCGATCCTCGGTCTCGGTCTCGAACGCATGGCCCGCGGACTGGCCCGGGTCCCGGTCTCGTACCAGATCGTCGGCACCATCGGTCTGCTGCTGCTGATCCGCGCGACCGCGACCTGGATCTACGGCTCCGAGTACCGCCTCTTCGAACCGTTCCTGCCGCGCGACGAGGCGTTCACGATCTCCGGGGTCTCCGTCACCTGGGACTCGGTCATCACCCTCGTCTCGGTGACGATTGCCGCCCTCGGGCTCTACCTGCTCGTCGAACGGTCCCGCCTCGGCGTGATGATGCGCGCGGTCGTCGACGACCCGGCGTTGCTGGACACAGCCGGCGTTGCGCCCACGCGGGTACGCCGGCAGGCGTGGCTGATCGGCTCGTGCTTCGCCGCCGCGTCCGGGGTCCTGCTCGCCTCGCAGCAACAGCAACTCGACGCGACCCTGCTCTCGCTGCTGGTGGTGCAGGCCTTCGGGGCCGCCGCCCTCGGCTCGTTCCGCAGCCTGCCACTGGCGTACGCCGGTGGCCTCGCGATCGGCGTCGCGCAGAAGCTCGTCTCCAAGGAGACCGCGACCCGGGACTGGCTGCAGGGCCTGGACTTCAACCTGCCGTTCATCGTCCTGTTCATCGCCCTGCTGGTCCTCGGCCGTCGGCGCCTCGGCGACCTGGGTGCCCAGGTGCGGTCGCGCACCGCGGCGCCGCTCGTGCTCCCCCCGCACCTGCGGTACCTGGTGATGTCGCTGGTCCTGCTCGGTGCCGTCCTGGTCCCGCACGTCGTGGGCTCACGTCTGCCGGTGTGGATCAACGCGATGAGCCAGGTGCTGCTGTTCCTCTCGCTCGGCCTGCTGGTGCACACGTCGGGCCAGGTCTCGCTCTGCCACATGGGTCTGGCCGCGGTCGGTGCCGCGGCGTTCGCCCACGCGGTCTCGGGCGGCGTGCCGTGGGGCCTCGCCGTCCTCTTCGCCGGTCTGGTGGCCGTGCCCGTGGGTGCCGTGGTCGCGATCCCGGCGATCCGGCTGTCCGGGTTGTTCCTCGCCCTCGCGACGTTGGGCTTCGGCATCTTCATCGCCCAGTTCTTCTACGTGAAGAGCTACATGTTCGGCCTCGCCGATCTGAAGACCTCCCGTCCGTCCGGTTTCACCTCCGACACCTCGTACTACTACCTGCTGCTGATGTTCGCGGTCGCGGGCATCGCTCTGGTCATGGCGATCGAGCGGGCCCGCCTCGGCCGTCTGCTGCGCAGCTTGGGCGACTCCCCCACGGCGCTGACGACGCTCGGCACCTCGGCCAACGTCACCCGCGTCCTGGTCTTCTGCATCTCGGCGTTCCTGGCCGGCATCAGCGGGGCCCTCTACGCCGGGCAGTTCGGCTCGGTGTCGGGCACCAGCTTCAACTTCGTCTTCTCGCTCGTTCTGCTCGCCGTGCTCGCCATCTCCGGCCGCACGACCGTCACGTGCGCGATCGTCGGACCGCTGCTGATGTTCGTGGGCCCGGCGTACAACACCGGCTTCGAGGACGGCTTCCAGGTCCTCTTCGGGCTCGGCGCGATCCTCGCCGCCGTGTACGCGACGCGGCGCCCGCACCTGCCGTTGCGCACGTGGGCCGCCGAGTACTCGTGGCGCACCGAGAGCACCACCGCGGCGCGCCGGGCCGCGGATTCCGAGACCGCCGCCGCGGAGCGCGAACCGGTGGGAGCGTCCCGATGA
- a CDS encoding ABC transporter substrate-binding protein: MTGRSGRARLVAIGTCAVLLLAGCGTRASDAEIQAGAGGGPVALPESAIAELQSALPAAVPGAPVVGLPSGVVPPSALPGGAVPDTAPGTTGSTGTADTPAAGRPAAGQAQASSADAPAATCTTKGAPVNIGQVGTYSGVTGAISAPGRTALAVWGQDVNARGGLACHPVTIYNRDDGGDPSRSAALVKELVSQHRIVALVGSTVAFSAAGFRSAVEAEKIPAIGGELIAPEWHESPWMFPQGASIGDQIIGFVKQGVEGGKKKLAYLYCVEVGACTYADKILKGGGAKRAGAEIVYSSAISITQTDFTAQCQNAKNAGAEQIALGMDGSAMIRLARSCASLGYKPLFSGVGGTISPGQATDTLLRSFNLATATSVAPWMLSDTPGLKMYQAAMKRYAPSLAPDGASISVWTSAALLEKAVELGGDGALTTARIVSGLGKLKNETLGGLTGPLTYKPGQAKAPSSGCLFYELLTPQGWTAPRGSKQICI, encoded by the coding sequence ATGACCGGCCGTTCGGGACGGGCCCGGCTGGTCGCGATCGGCACCTGCGCGGTGCTCCTGCTCGCCGGCTGTGGCACCCGCGCCAGTGACGCCGAGATCCAGGCCGGCGCGGGTGGCGGCCCGGTGGCGCTGCCCGAGTCCGCGATCGCCGAGTTGCAGAGCGCACTCCCGGCGGCGGTGCCGGGAGCTCCGGTCGTCGGCCTGCCCTCCGGGGTCGTTCCGCCGTCGGCCCTTCCCGGCGGGGCCGTGCCGGACACCGCGCCGGGCACGACCGGGTCGACGGGCACCGCGGACACCCCGGCGGCGGGGCGGCCCGCCGCCGGTCAGGCGCAGGCGTCCTCCGCCGATGCGCCCGCGGCCACGTGCACGACCAAGGGCGCGCCGGTGAACATCGGCCAGGTCGGCACGTACTCCGGCGTGACCGGAGCGATCTCGGCGCCCGGCCGCACGGCGCTCGCCGTCTGGGGTCAGGACGTCAACGCCCGCGGCGGGCTGGCCTGCCACCCCGTCACGATCTACAACCGGGACGACGGCGGCGACCCGTCGCGATCAGCCGCGCTGGTCAAGGAACTCGTCTCCCAGCACAGGATCGTGGCGCTCGTCGGCAGCACGGTCGCGTTCTCCGCGGCCGGGTTCCGCTCCGCCGTCGAGGCCGAGAAGATCCCCGCCATCGGCGGCGAACTCATCGCTCCGGAGTGGCACGAGAGCCCGTGGATGTTCCCGCAGGGCGCGTCGATCGGCGACCAGATCATCGGCTTCGTCAAGCAGGGCGTCGAGGGCGGGAAGAAGAAGCTCGCCTACCTGTACTGCGTCGAGGTCGGCGCGTGCACGTACGCGGACAAGATCCTCAAGGGCGGCGGCGCGAAGCGCGCCGGGGCCGAGATCGTCTACAGCTCCGCGATCTCGATCACCCAGACCGACTTCACCGCCCAGTGCCAGAACGCGAAGAACGCCGGCGCCGAGCAGATCGCGCTGGGGATGGACGGGTCCGCCATGATCCGGCTGGCGCGCTCGTGCGCGTCGCTGGGTTACAAGCCGCTGTTCTCCGGCGTCGGCGGCACGATCAGTCCCGGCCAGGCGACCGACACGCTGCTGCGCTCGTTCAACCTGGCGACCGCGACCTCGGTGGCGCCGTGGATGCTCAGCGACACCCCCGGCCTCAAGATGTACCAGGCCGCGATGAAGCGTTACGCGCCCTCTCTCGCCCCGGACGGCGCCTCGATCTCGGTGTGGACGTCGGCCGCGCTGCTGGAGAAGGCCGTCGAACTCGGCGGCGACGGCGCGCTCACGACCGCGCGAATCGTTTCGGGGCTCGGGAAGCTGAAGAACGAGACGCTCGGTGGACTGACCGGCCCGTTGACCTACAAACCCGGACAGGCCAAGGCGCCGAGCAGCGGATGCCTGTTCTACGAACTCCTCACCCCCCAGGGGTGGACGGCACCGCGCGGGAGCAAGCAGATTTGCATCTGA
- a CDS encoding ABC transporter substrate-binding protein translates to MDGTAREQADLHLTRSVPALAVAAALLLTGCGTRADETEIRAGAAGSGTVTLTSESLDQLRAAAAGGGTVPVPGAPTGEVASGTVDTGPLAPGTTTSNATAGQDTTGAAAGPASPATGRANQPAAARGGADAACTEQLPPVALGQVGTFSGLAGAVSASARTTAAIWAQDVNARGGLACHPVTVFARDDGGDPAKAAALVRELHAQSKVVALINSVVVFSVAGFRTAVEDLQLPAVGGELLAPDWNESAYMFPQGAGFFDQIVGFLKQGVEMGKKKIATLYCVEVTACSEGIAYGRSEGVKKAGGELVYDSAISLTQTDFTAQCQNAKNAGADQLVLGMDGSAMTRVARSCAAIGYKPLLSGIGGTISSAQAADPTLRSFGLAVASGVAPWTETDTPGLKAYRDALRRYAPSLAPDGPSIQAWTSGQLLERAVAGLGAKARSGPLTTALILDALGTVKNEDLEGLTAGVTFTPNQKHAVSSGCIYYELLTPDGWTAPKGSRKVCV, encoded by the coding sequence GTGGACGGCACCGCGCGGGAGCAAGCAGATTTGCATCTGACCCGCTCCGTTCCGGCGCTGGCCGTCGCCGCCGCGCTCCTGCTCACCGGGTGCGGGACCCGCGCCGACGAGACCGAGATCCGCGCCGGCGCCGCCGGCTCCGGCACAGTGACGCTCACTTCGGAGTCGCTGGATCAGCTGCGCGCGGCCGCGGCCGGTGGCGGGACCGTTCCCGTCCCCGGGGCACCCACGGGCGAGGTCGCCAGCGGCACCGTCGACACCGGGCCGCTCGCGCCCGGGACCACGACCAGCAACGCCACGGCCGGTCAGGACACCACCGGCGCCGCGGCCGGTCCCGCGAGCCCCGCGACCGGCCGGGCGAATCAGCCCGCCGCGGCGCGGGGCGGTGCGGACGCGGCGTGCACGGAGCAACTTCCCCCGGTCGCCCTCGGGCAGGTCGGGACCTTCTCCGGCCTCGCCGGGGCCGTCTCGGCCTCGGCCCGGACGACGGCCGCGATCTGGGCGCAGGACGTCAACGCCCGGGGCGGGCTGGCCTGCCACCCCGTCACGGTCTTCGCGCGTGACGACGGCGGTGACCCGGCCAAGGCCGCGGCGCTGGTGCGCGAGCTGCACGCGCAGAGCAAGGTGGTCGCGCTGATCAACAGCGTGGTGGTCTTCTCGGTCGCGGGTTTCCGCACCGCGGTCGAGGACCTTCAGCTGCCGGCCGTCGGCGGTGAACTGCTCGCCCCCGACTGGAACGAGAGCGCGTACATGTTCCCGCAGGGCGCGGGCTTCTTCGACCAGATCGTCGGGTTCCTCAAGCAGGGCGTCGAGATGGGCAAGAAGAAGATCGCGACGCTGTACTGCGTCGAGGTCACCGCCTGCAGCGAGGGCATCGCCTACGGCCGCTCCGAGGGTGTGAAGAAGGCCGGCGGAGAACTCGTCTACGACTCGGCCATCTCCCTGACCCAGACCGACTTCACCGCCCAGTGCCAGAACGCCAAGAACGCGGGGGCCGACCAGCTCGTGCTCGGGATGGACGGCTCGGCGATGACGCGGGTGGCACGGTCGTGCGCGGCGATCGGCTACAAGCCGCTGCTCTCCGGGATCGGCGGGACGATCAGCTCGGCCCAGGCCGCCGACCCCACCCTGCGCTCCTTCGGGCTCGCGGTCGCCAGCGGCGTCGCGCCCTGGACGGAGACCGACACTCCCGGCCTCAAGGCGTACCGCGACGCGTTGCGCCGCTACGCGCCCTCCCTGGCGCCGGACGGCCCGTCGATTCAGGCCTGGACCTCCGGGCAGCTGCTGGAGAGGGCCGTGGCCGGGCTCGGCGCGAAGGCGCGCTCCGGCCCGCTGACGACCGCCCTGATCCTGGACGCCCTCGGGACCGTGAAGAACGAGGACCTCGAAGGGCTGACGGCCGGCGTGACGTTCACCCCGAACCAGAAGCACGCGGTGTCCAGCGGCTGCATCTACTACGAGCTGCTGACCCCCGACGGGTGGACCGCGCCCAAGGGCAGCCGGAAAGTGTGTGTATGA